A single Metarhizium brunneum chromosome 5, complete sequence DNA region contains:
- the MRS2_1 gene encoding Mitochondrial inner membrane magnesium transporter MRS2 — protein MQPALPSPVPSRNLLRFLKLQSDAAFLAHGRPNSLVAAGARVCRRARASGSLNSLGARSFSSLPTTPGGQRHVGSGLRAVKYPLRNGSPTKSASLGFSTTAAGRKLFEPKSSNEPTWQEKLWGTSAKKGPKLLKPDDLPVHDDFEHGSSMFTSRRALAAKAALEPRLRCTEVDENGKVILVDGEFKKTELIAKFGLNPRDLRKIDSSNLPHILIRPSAILLNLLHLKVLIKHDRVLLFDVYGSKTSYPQSAFMYDLQGKLQQKTAQGSNSLPYEFRALEAVLTSVTSEMEADFEAVREPVMRILSELEDDIDRDKLRILLILSKRVSTFEQKAKLVRDAIEELLEADDDLAAMYLTEKTHDLYRGLDDHTEVEMLLESYHKLTDEIVQEAGNLVSGIRNTEEIVRAILDANRNALMLLDLKFSVGTLGLAMGTFLAGLYGMNLENFIEETNWGFGAVTGMSTVASIMVCWYGLIKLRKVQRIKMMRNERPHVPRGNQYPYQYQYHDDSALGLLDSRNREMLRRAHMQKAMATRRSWLTFWKA, from the exons ATGCAGCCAGCTTTGCCATCGCCAGTTCCGTCCCGCAACCTCCTTCGCTTCTTGAAATTGCAGTCCGAcgccgccttcttggccCACGGCCGCCCGAATAGCTTGGTAGCTGCTGGCGCTCGAGTGTGTCGACGAGCGAGAGCGTCGGGGAGCCTGAATTCCCTGGGCGCCAGATCATTCAGCTCACTGCCGACGACGCCTGGGGGCCAGCGCCATGTTGGTTCTGGTCTTCGTGCCGTCAAATATCCCCTCCGAAACGGATCGCCAACAAAATCGGCCTCGCTAGGATTTAGCACCACGGCAGCTGGGCGCAAGCTGTTCGAGCCGAAATCAAGCAACGAACCTACATGGCAGGAAAAGCTTTGGGGGACGAGCGCCAAGAAGGGACCCAAGCTGCTAAAGCCAGATGACCTTCCAGTCCACGACGACTTTGAGCATGGCTCGTCCATGTTTACTAGTCGCcgggccttggcggccaaggcagctTTGGAGCCTCGGCTGCGATGCACCGAAGtggatgagaatggcaaaGTTATCCTCGTGGATGGGGAGTTTAAGAAGACGGAGCTGATTGCAAAG tttgGGCTCAACCCCCGAGATCTTCGAAAAATCGACTCCTCCAACCTGCCGCATATCCTCATCCGACCCTCGGCTATTCTCCTTAACCTTTTGCACTTAAAGGTCCTCATCAAGCACGACCGCGTCCTCCTGTTCGATGTATATGGGTCAAAGACATCGTATCCGCAGTCTGCATTCATGTATGACTTGCAGGGGAAACTGCAGCAAAAGACGGCCCAAGGCTCCAACAGCCTGCCCTACGAGTTCCGTGCCCTGGAAGCTGTGTTGACATCCGTGACGTCGGAAATGGAAGCCGATTTCGAGGCCGTGCGAGAACCAGTTATGCGCATTCTCAGCGAACTAGAGGACGACATTGACCGAGACAAGCTGCGCATACTCCTCATCTTGTCGAAGCGAGTGAGCACGTTTGAgcaaaaggccaagctggTCCGAGACGCCATTGAGGAACTCCTCGAGGCGGATGACGACCTAGCGGCCATGTATTTGACCGAGAAGACACACGACTTGTACAGGGGGCTAGACGACCACACCGAGGTGGAAATGCTGCTGGAGTCATACCACAAGCTCACCGACGAAATCGTGCAAGAGGCCGGCAACCTGGTGTCTGGAATCAGGAACACGGAGGAAAT CGTCCGCGCCATTCTCGACGCCAACCGCAATGCACTCATGCTGCTAGACCTCAAATTCAGCGTGGGAACCCTCGGGCTCGCCATGGGCACCTTCCTCGCCGGCCTGTACGGCATGAACCTGGAGAACTTCATCGAAGAAACAAACTGGGGCTTTGGCGCCGTCACGGGCATGTCAACCGTCGCGTCCATCATGGTGTGCTGGTACGGGCTGATCAAGCTGCGCAAGGTGCAGCGCATCAAGATGATGCGCAACGAGCGGCCACACGTTCCTCGCGGCAACCAGTATCCGTACCAGTACCAGTACCACGACGACAGTGCGCTGGGTCTTCTTGACTCTAGGAACAGGGAGATGCTCCGTCGGGCGCACATGCAgaaggccatggcgacgcGAAGAAGCTGGCTTACGTTCTGGAAGGCCTAA
- the pas1 gene encoding G1/S-specific cyclin pas1, whose amino-acid sequence MKYDADDSPAFVASASQYAPYSSAMSSVASISTTSVWSDTASQSSDDSSISANTSDSDSCDTFCRSKRAATSTQNLVNHRRSLHQRDAEAVPTELRQNPRRTAAGCRTARGGCPPALVRQSDRKVNFVDSLVDSSTQIVEAIWPLSSVVCRSELGSKAVLPLRTFIQETLRRSRTSYSTLQVALYYLILIKPHVPKHNFTTEQPHDRHVDRALQCGRRMFLAALILASKYLQDRNYSARAWSKISGLNTQEINQNEIAFLLAVNWQLHITDEVFQRWTEIVLKYTPPPSPPSPGAGSHTYAQQSADWKQLILRLEPELTNVDGLIPTTPVSATASDLCALSPRSILNLPQEARSPAALDSFNITPTPKMSNTPAVMEPSSSSVYTPGRLAPALTLLPTPRLTPQTSGFCTPAVSVASQLLGKSNAMGLAMAHANTVSAAQTALDRFPYSVTSSPLGYCPARRSSLANSVSAASSPESMVSDSSRSSRSSSISSASSLASATLYNGTGRCSVPSRFRAAKLWNDRVSSKPSVPSVPEDYDEHCLASSPESYIDPETAKLGDLCLDTPLARRERELDEMARDPASDAARALQDLHNHDVSADATPTTAKVGSKRSRAPSIDDSLQENVRGILSCRYESPKPSWPDTLVRSRGIASESYLQVPVHPTFGRNAKRVCCSAEAATGYQTSSVHPAISLRGPGIWDGILN is encoded by the exons ATGAAGTACGACGCGGATGATTCGCCCGCCTTCgtcgcctctgcctctcAATATGCGCCGTACAGCTCTGCTATGAGTTCTGTGGCCTCCATCTCTACAACATCTGTATGGTCTGATACCGCTTCCCAATCGTCCGACGACTCCTCTATATCTGCCAACACGTCCGATTCCGACTCGTGCGACACGTTTTGTCGCTCCAAACGTGCCGCTACAAGTACCCAAAATCTTGTCAACCATCGCCGCTCACTCCACCAGCGGGATGCCGAGGCCGTCCCGACGGAGTTGCGACAAAACCCCAGACGTACCGCCGCGGGCTGCCGTACGGCCCGAGGAGGTTGCCCTCCTGCTCTAGTGCGACAGTCGGATCGCAAGGTCAACTTTGTTGACAGCCTTGTTG ATTCTTCCACCCAGATCGTAGAAGCGATCTGGCCCCTGTCCTCGGTTGTATGCCGCAGTGAGCTCGGCAGCAAAGCTGTCTTGCCTCTGCGCACGTTCATCCAAGAAACACTTCGGCGCTCACGCACCAGCTACTCCACGCTGCAGGTAGCCCTGTACTACCTTATTCTTATCAAGCCTCACGTCCCGAAGCACAACTTCACTACCGAGCAGCCCCACGATAGACATGTGGATCGTGCTTTGCAGTGTGGCCGTCGCATGTTTCTTGCAGCTCTCATTCTTGCCTCGAAGTATCTTCAGGACCGCAACTACTCGGCTCGTGCTTGGAGCAAGATTTCTGGGCTCAACACCCAAGAGATAAATCAGAATGAGATTGCATTCCTTCTTGCCGTCAACTGGCAGTTGCACATCACGGATGAAGTTTTCCAGCGCTGGACCGAGATTGTCCTCAAATACACGCCGCCCCCTTCACCCCCTTCACCCGGTGCCGGGTCTCATACATATGCCCAGCAGTCCGCCGACTGGAAGCAACTCATTCTGAGACTTGAGCCTGAGCTCACCAATGTTGATGGGCTCATTCCAACCACTCCCGTCAGCGCCACGGCTAGCGACTTGTGTGCTCTCTCCCCCCGAAGCATCCTCAACCTCCCTCAGGAGGCCCGCAGCCCAGCTGCTCTTGACAGCTTCAATATTACTCCGACCCCAAAGATGTCCAACACACCGGCCGTCATGGAGCCCTCATCTAGCAGCGTGTACACTCCTGGTCGGTTGGCACCAGCTCTGACTCTTTTGCCCACTCCACGCCTTACTCCGCAGACCAGCGGATTCTGCACTCCTGCAGTGAGTGTTGCATCCCAACTTCTCGGAAAAAGCAATGCAATGGGTCTTGCCATGGCCCACGCCAATACCGTCAGCGCCGCACAGACAGCTCTCGATCGCTTTCCCTACTCTGTTACTTCGTCGCCGCTAGGGTACTGCCCAGCTCGTCGATCGTCTCTCGCCAACTCAGTGTCAGCCGCCTCGTCCCCCGAGTCCATGGTTTCGGATTCTTCACGATCTTCTCgctcctcgtccatctcctccGCTTCTAGCCTCGCTAGCGCGACCCTCTACAACGGCACTGGCCGTTGCAGTGTGCCGTCGCGATTCCGGGCAGCGAAGCTCTGGAATGACCGGGTGAGCTCGAAACCCTCTGTCCCCTCCGTTCCCGAGGATTATGATGAGCACTGCCTGGCCTCCTCACCCGAGTCCTACATTGATCCAGAGACTGCCAAACTCGGTGATCTATGTCTCGACACTCCCCTGGCAAGACGCGAGCGAGAGCTCGACGAGATGGCCCGTGATCCTGCATCGGATGCTGCAAGGGCTTTACAGGATCTTCACAACCACGACGTGTCTGCGGACGCTACGCCCACTACAGCCAAGGTTGGCTCTAAGCGAAGTCGTGCGCCTTCCATTGACGATTCTCTGCAGGAAAATGTTCGCGGTATCCTCAGCTGCCGCTATGAGTCTCCCAAACCCTCATGGCCCGACACCCTTGTGCGCTCCCGGGGCATCGCCTCGGAGTCGTACCTGCAGGTTCCCGTCCACCCCACCTTTGGACGCAACGCAAAGCGAGTGTGCTGCTCTGCAGAAGCTGCTACTGGCTATCAGACTTCTAGCGTTCACCCCGCCATCAGTCTGCGAGGACCTGGCATATGGGATGGTATTCTTAACTGA